A window from Fragaria vesca subsp. vesca linkage group LG5, FraVesHawaii_1.0, whole genome shotgun sequence encodes these proteins:
- the LOC101314948 gene encoding uncharacterized protein LOC101314948 — protein sequence MGQTTNHPVMERLFILIVICYLCGGVVELSGQAVESPQYRVVHSESDFEVRLYRESSWMSAQVLETTSFEKATKDGFHRLYQYVHGDNLNSSQITITAPVLTSIIPSVHGQEYYVRLYLPAKYERTPPQPFPELNLQFDKRRSRCIAARKFPGFAKDDDINEELDTLVSSLNKHLNGKPGILTEKSAYAIAQYNASHHVSGRLNEVWMDLSGLTIDC from the exons ATGGGACAGACCACTAATCATCCAGTAATGGAGAGGCTATTCATACTCATAGTTATATGCTACCTCTGTGGTGGTGTAGTTGAACTCTCTGGTCAAGCTGTTGAGTCACCTCAGTACAGAGTGGTGCATTCAGAATCAGATTTTGAGGTCAGACTCTACAGAGAATCCTCATGGATGTCAGCTCAAGTCCTAGAAACAACTTCATTCGAAAAGGCCACTAAAGATGGCTTTCACAG GTTGTATCAGTACGTTCATGGCGATAACCTTAACTCATCCCAGATTACCATCACGGCTCCGGTGTTAACAAGCATTATCCCATCTGTGCATGGACAGGAATACTATGTAAGGTTGTATCTGCCTGCCAAATATGAAAGAACACCACCACAGCCTTTCCCTGAACTGAATTTGCAGTTTGATAAGCGGAGAAGTCGTTGCATAGCAGCCAGAAAGTTTCCGGGGTTTGCTAAGGATGATGACATTAATGAAGAACTCGACACACTTGTGAGCAGCCTAAACAAGCACTTGAATGGAAAACCAGGAATCCTGACAGAAAAGAGTGCTTATGCAATCGCCCAATACAATGCTTC
- the LOC101315236 gene encoding uncharacterized protein LOC101315236, whose protein sequence is MVVVCWKSNRLCYFDDTRRQLPHQRKQQRDSTQETGQENFTAAMASSSWSMISSPIIPLLVCFLLVSSSICQVVHASEMANQTFNPEQQLKKLKNMKARLRRINKPALKTFQSPDGDLIDCVHSHHQPAFDHPRLKGQKPLDPPERPKGLNPTSMIHENFQLWSLSGNICPDGTIPIRRTREQDVLRASSVRRYGRKSPRHVRRDTSSNGHEHAVGYVSGDQYYGAKASINVWAPKVVNQYEFSLSQMWVISGSFGDDLNTIEAGWQVSPELYGDNYPRFFTYWTSDAYQATGCYNLLCSGFVQTNSRIAIGAAISPTSGYNGGQFDISLLIWKDPKHGNWWLEFGNGVLVGYWPSFLFTHLQNHASMVQFGGEVVNSRPSGSHTATQMGSGHFAGEGFGKASYFRNLQVVDWDNSLIPLSNLKVLADHPNCYDIQGGINNFWGNYFYYGGPGRNVRCP, encoded by the exons ATGGTCGTCGTGTGTTGGAAGAGCAATCGATTGTGTTATTTTGATGACACAAGAAGACAATTACCACATCAACGTAAACAACAAAGGGATTCAACACAAGAAACAGGACAAGAAAATTTCACAGCAGCCATGGCTTCTAGCAGCTGGTCTATGATTTCCTCCCCAATCATTCCTCTTCTTGTTTGCTTCCTTCTTGTTTCTTCTTCAATATGTCAAGTAGTCCACGCCTCCGAAATGGCCAATCAGACTTTCAATCCCGAGCAACAGTTAAAGAAGTTGAAGAACATGAAGGCTCGTCTCAGAAGAATCAACAAGCCTGCCCTCAAGACATTTCAG AGTCCAGATGGTGATCTCATAGATTGTGTTCACTCTCATCACCAACCTGCTTTTGATCATCCTCGATTAAAAGGACAGAAGCCATTG GATCCACCGGAGAGACCAAAAGGACTTAACCCCACTAGCATGATCCATGAAAATTTTCAGCTATGGAGCTTATCAGGTAATATATGCCCAGATGGAACGATTCCGATTCGAAGAACAAGAGAGCAAGACGTGCTCAGAGCTAGCTCGGTTCGACGATACGGAAGAAAATCACCAAGGCATGTTCGAAGAGATACATCTAGCAATGGCCATGAG CATGCAGTTGGGTATGTGAGTGGAGATCAATACTATGGAGCAAAAGCAAGCATCAATGTATGGGCACCAAAGGTTGTGAATCAATATGAATTCAGCTTATCTCAAATGTGGGTTATTTCTGGTTCATTTGGCGACGATCTCAACACCATTGAAGCTGGTTGGCAG GTCAGCCCAGAGCTATATGGGGACAACTATCCTAGATTCTTTACTTACTGGACT TCAGATGCCTATCAAGCAACTGGGTGCTACAATCTGCTGTGTTCGGGTTTTGTTCAGACGAATAGTCGAATTGCCATTGGAGCTGCAATTTCTCCGACTTCTGGTTACAATGGTGGACAGTTTGATATTAGCTTATTGATTTGGAAG GATCCAAAGCATGGAAATTGGTGGCTGGAATTTGGGAATGGGGTTCTAGTTGGATACTGGCCATCATTCTTGTTCACTCATCTTCAAAACCACGCAAGCATGGTACAATTTGGTGGAGAAGTTGTAAACTCAAGGCCTTCTGGATCTCACACTGCAACACAAATGGGAAGTGGTCATTTTGCAGGAGAAGGCTTTGGCAAAGCTTCTTACTTTAGAAACTTGCAGGTTGTGGATTGGGACAACAGCCTAATCCCATTATCAAACCTCAAAGTTTTGGCAGATCATCCAAATTGCTATGACATCCAAGGAGGGATTAACAATTTTTGGGGGAATTATTTTTACTATGGTGGTCCTGGAAGAAATGTGAGGTGTCCCTAA
- the LOC101290763 gene encoding lipase-like yields the protein MCSSVRKMIRLWIAALQLSELFVSSLVHVLYGFYIFSSAVAGDLSLALNELLFKPNNVNNVELVPSETSVAPATANGDLPPIVLVHGIFGFGKGRLGGLSYFAGAEKKDERVLVPDLGSLTSVYDRARELFYYLKGGRVDYGEEHSKACGHSRFGRLYEQGHYPEWDEDHPVHFVGHSAGAQVVRVLQQMLVDKAFEGHENTNENWVLSITSLSGAFNGTTRTYLDGMQPEDGKTLKPICLLQLCRIGVIIYDWLDISWLKEYYNFGFDHYNFTWKKVGVWGLIDCLLGNSGPFASGDWILPDLTIQGSIRLNSHLQSFPNTYYFSYATKRTKKIWGVTLPSTIFGIHPLLFIRVLQMSQWRHPPDASPPYKGYKDEDWQENDGALNTISMTHPRLPVEHPSRFVKDDSECHPLQPGIWYYKIVEADHIFFIVNRERAGVQFDLIYDSIFERCRKHVFRKTPPTLPNQTQH from the exons ATGTGCAGCAGTGTGAGGAAGATGATCAGATTATGGATTGCCGCACTGCAATTGTCGGAGCTGTTTGTCAGCTCTTTGGTTCATGTGCTTTATGGGTTTTACATCTTCAGCTCCGCCGTCGCCGGTGACCTCTCGCTGGCCTTGAATGAGCTTTTGTTTAAGCCCAATAACGTGAACAACGTGGAGTTGGTGCCTAGTGAGACATCGGTGGCGCCGGCGACGGCCAATGGGGATCTTCCTCCTATTGTTTTGGTTCATGGGATTTTTGGCTTTGGCAAAGGG AGGCTGGGAGGCCTGTCGTATTTCGCCGGAGCTGAGAAGAAAGACGAGAGGGTTCTGGTACCGGATTTGGGATCTCTGACGAGCGTTTACGACAG GGCTCGTGAGTTGTTCTACTATTTGAAAGGTGGGCGGGTCGATTATGGTGAGGAACACAGCAAAGCTTGTGGGCATTCCCGGTTTGGCCGTCTATATGAACAGG GTCACTACCCTGAATGGGACGAGGATCATCCTGTTCACTTTGTGGGCCATTCTGCCGGAGCTCAGGTCGTCCGTGTTCTCCAGCAAATGCTTGTTGATAAG GCTTTCGAGGGACATGAGAATACTAATGAGAATTGGGTATTGAGCATCACATCATTGTCTGGAGCGTTCAATGGGACTACAAGAACTTACTTGGATGGAATGCA GCCTGAGGATGGCAAAACCCTGAAGCCCATATGTCTGCTGCAACTATGTCGCATAGGAGTGATTATTTATGACTGGCTAGACATTTCTTGGCTGAAGGAATATTACAACTTTGGGTTTGATCACTACAATTTCACATGGAAGAAAGTCGGTGTTTGGGGTCTCATTGATTGCCTATTGGGAAATTCGGGACCATTCGCATCTGGCGATTGGATCCTCCCTGACCTTACAATTCAAGGTTCCATAAGACTCAACAGCCATCTACAGTCCTTCCCAAACACATACTACTTCAGCTATGCCACAAAGCGCACTAAGAAGATATGGGGTGTGACACTTCCCTCAACCATCTTCGGAATTCACCCTCTGCTTTTTATCAGAGTACTGCAGATGAGCCAATGGCGTCATCCTCCTGATGCCTCACCCCCGTATAAGGGATACAA AGATGAGGATTGGCAAGAAAATGATGGGGCTCTGAATACCATCTCCATGACTCACCCTCGTCTCCCTGTTGAGCACCCAAGCCGTTTTGTGAAAGATGATTCAGAGTGCCACCCCTTGCAACCAGGCATCTG GTACTACAAGATTGTGGAAGCTGATCACATATTCTTCATTGTGAATCGGGAGAGAGCAGGAGTTCAGTTTGATCTGATATATGACAGCATTTTTGAAAGGTGCAGAAAGCATGTATTTAGAAAAACTCCACCAACATTACCCAACCAAACTCAACATTAG